AGCCAGGCGCGGGTCTCCGCAGGGTCGATGACGGCATCGACTTCCAGCGTGGCCGCCATGTGCATGGCCTCGCCATGTGCGTATTGCTGGGCCAGCAGCTTCTGGAACAACGCCTCGCGCTGCGCGCCCTCCGGCAGGGCTTCGAGCTCCTTGCGAAAGCCCAGCCGCACCGCCCCTTCCAGGCCCATGGCACCGAACTCGCCCGTGGGCCAGGCCACATTGAAGATGGGCGCATGAAAGCTGCCCGCCGTCATGCCCATGGCACCCAGGCCGTAGCCTTTGCGCAGCACCACGCTGAAGTACGGGACACGCAGCTTGGCCGCCATGACGAACAGCCGGCTGACATGGCGCACCTGGGCGGTTTTCTCGATCTCCGGCCCGACCATGAAGCCGGGCGTATCGACCATGCTGACGATGGCGATGCCGTGGGCATTGCACAGTTGCATGAAACGCGCCGCCTTGTCGGCCGCGTCGGCATCGATGGCACCGCCCAGATGGCCTGGGTTGTTGGCCATCAGTCCCACGGGCCGCCCCTCGATGCGCGCCAGCGCCGTGTGGATGCCGGCGCCGAAGCCGGCTCTCAGCATCAGCAGGCTGCCTTCGTCCACCAACCCGGCCATGGCTGCGCGCGTATCGTAGGCACGCAGGCGGTTCTCGGGCACGACCTGGCGCAGCAGGCGCTGATCGGGCTCGGACCATTGCTCGACCCGCCCCTGGAAGAAGGACAGATAGTGCCTGGCTGCGGCCACGGCCTGGGCCTCGTCGTCGACCAGGATGTCGATCACGCCATTCACATGCTGCACGCCGGCGGGGCCGATTTCCTCGGGCCGGAAGACGCCCAGCCCGCCGCCTTCGATCATGGCCGGTCCGCCCATGCCGATATTGCTGCTGCGCGTGGCGATGATCACGTCGCTGCAACCCAGCAGCGCCGCATTGCCCGCAAAGCAACGGCCATGGGTGATGCCCACCACGGGCACCTGCCCCGAGAGCGCCGCATAGGCCGCGAAGGTATGCACATGCAGGCCCGCGACCACGGGGGTGTCGGTATCGCCGGGCCTGCCGCCGCCGCCTTCGGCAAACAGCACCACGGGCAGCTTCTGCTGCAGCGCGATGCCCAGCATGCGGTCGGTCTTGGCATGGTTGCGCGCGCCCTGGGTGCCGGCCAGCACGGTGGCGTCGTAGGACATGATGACGGCGCGCGACCGCTCCTCGCCGAACTGCGCGGCATTGATGGAGCCCATGCCCGTCACCATGCCGTCGGCCGGCGTGTTGGCCACCAGATCGTCGAGGCTGCGCCTGCGTGTCTGCGCGGCAATCGCCAGCGCCCCGTATTCGATGAAGCTGCCTTCATCGCAGAGATCGGCAATGTTCTCGCGCGCGCTGCGGCTGCCCTGGGCATGGCGCCTGGCCATGGCATCGGGCCGCGCCGCATCGAGCGTGAAGGCATGGCGATCCTTGACACGCTGCAGATCGTCCCGAATGTGGTCGGGGTCCAGCCGCTGCTGCACCACCTCGGCATGCGCCGCATCGCCCTGAGCCGGCGCGAGCACCAGCAAGGCCTGGTCCTGCGCCACATAGCTGCCGGCCTCCGCCAGCAGCACCTGGACCCGGCCCGCCGCCTGCGCGAACAGCACATGCTGCATCTTCATGGCTTCGAGAATGCCCAGCTCGGCGCCCTTGGCCACCGTCTCGCCCACCGCAACAGACCACTGCACGACCCTGGCGGGCATGGGAGCCAGTACTGCATTTTCAGGAGCTTGCTGCGCTTGTAATACATTGCTTTCAGAATCAAAAGTATCTGAATTCCTTGAATGACTTTCGCTTGAAGCTATCTTTCCCGCAGCTTCCACCAGCTGCGGCAGGACCTCTTCGAGCCAGCGCGTGTGCACGGTCTGCTCCAGCATCTCGGGCCGCTGGGCCAGGGCCTGCAGCAGCGGCAGATTGGTGGCCAGGCCCGCGATGCGGCAATCGGCCAGCGCGCGCCGGGAGCGGCGCAGCACATCCTCGAAACGCGGCGCGTGGCTGTGCACGACGAGCTTGGCCAGCAAGGTGTCGTAGTGCGGCGACGGGCTGCCACCCTGCTGCGCATGGCTGTCCAGGCGTATGCCCGGCCCTTGCGGCCAGTGCAGCTCGGCAATGCGGCCGCCGCCGGGGCGGGAATTGCCCTGGGCATCGAGTGTTTCGGCATTGATACGCCACTGCATGGCATAACCGCGCGGCCGGGGCGGGGCATTCACATTCAGGCCCAGGTCGGCAAAATGCTCGCCCGCCGCAATGCGGATCTGGGCCTGCACCAGATCGACGCCAAAGACCTCTTCGGTAATCGTGTGCTCCACCTGCAGGCGCGGGTTGGCCTCGATGAATACATAGGGCAGGGATTCGGACTGCAGATCGACCAGAAACTCGAACGTGCCCAGGCTTTCGTAGCGCAGCCTGGCTGCCATGCGCAGAGCATCCTCGGTGATGCGCTCGCGCAGCGGCTGCGTCAGGCTGGGGCTGGGCGCGATCTCCACCAGCTTCTGAAAGCGCCGCTGCAGCGTGCATTCGCGCTCGCCCAGCGCCATCGGCCATTCGCTGCCGTCGCCCAGCAGCTGGATCTCGATATGGCGCGCGCCGCTCATCAGCCGCTCGACATAGACGCCGTCCACGCCGAAGGCTGCCTGGGCCTCGCTGCGGCAGCGCTGGTAGGCGGCCGCCACTTCTCCGGCCTCGGTGACCGCACGCATGCCGCGCCCACCGCCGCCACCGATGGCCTTGATCATGATGCCGCTGGCACCGTCGGCCTGCTGCCGCGCAAAGAACTGCTGGGCCTGCTCCAGCGTCACGGCCTCGGTGCTGCCGGGCATCAGGGGCACGCCACATTGCTGCGCCAGCGCACGGGCCCTGGCCTTGTCGCCAAGCAGCGCCAGCTGCTCGGGCGTCGGGCCGATAAAGCGCAGCCCCGCATCAGCACAGGCGCGCGCAAAGTCCGCGTTCTCGCTGAGAAAGCCATAGCCCGGGTGCAGCGCGTCGCAGCCGTGCTGCTGCGCGATCCGCAACAGCTGCGCGCCATCGAGATAGGCTGGCGGGCCGCTGGCTCCCAGTGCCTGCGCCTCGTCAGCGGCCTGCACATGTGGGGCCGCCGCATCGTCGGCGGCATACACCGCCAGGCTGGCAATGCCCAGCTCCTGCAGCGCTCGGATGATGCGCAGGGCGATTTCACCGCGGTTGGCGATCAGGACTTTCTTGAACATAGGAATCTCGTTTGAATGGTTCGCAACTTGCGCCGATCCGGAGCCGGCAGCGTGTGTCGATCAGGGGATGTCCCTGAGCAGGCGGCGCAATACCTTGCCAGCGCCGGTGGCCGGCAAGGCATCGATGAAACGTACCTCGCGCGGAGCCTTGTAGCTGGCCATGTTTTCCTTGCTCCAGGCCAGCAGCCCGTCCGCCTCCAGGCTTTGCCCCGGCTTGCGCACGATGAAGGCGCGCACGACCTCGCCTTTCTGGGCATCGGCAACACCGATCACGGCAGCCTGGGCGATGGCCGGATGCTTGATCAGAATGGTCTCCACCTCCTCGGGGAAGACGCTGTAGCCCGAGACCTTGATCATTTCCTTGAAGCGACCGATGAAGGTCAGATAGCCATCCGCATCGAACTTGCCCATGTCGCCGGTATGCACCCAGCCGTTCTTGAGCGTCCTGGCCGTGGCCTCTGGCTTGTTCCAGTAGCCCTTGAAGTTGCCCGGGCCGCGAATGATGATTTCGCCCACCTCGCCTGCCGCCAGCGGTGCACCGGTCTCCGGATCTATCACCCGGATCTCGTTGCCCGGTGCGGGCTTGCCATGCGTGCCCCAACGGATGGCATCGCCCGGCATGAAGGTATCCATGGTGTGGGTTTCGGACAGGCCGTAGGCCGCCTCGCTGGAGATGGCATTGGGCGCGAACCGGCGCCACTGCTGGGCCAGGTCCTCGGTGTAGGTGATGCCGAAGCTGGTGACGGTGTTGCGGCGCAGCGCGCTGAAATCCATCTTCTCCACGCCGGGCACCTGCATCAGCGCCACATTCATGGGCGCGATGCTGTACCACCAGCTGACGCGATAGCGCTCCAGCGCCTGCGCCACGGCCAGCGGATCGAAGCGATGCAGCAGCACGCAGGTCGCCCCCGAATGCACAGGCATGTTCACCCCCATGGACATGCCGGCGATGTGATAGAGCGGCGCCACGGCCAGCAGGACATCCTCGGCGCCGACCCCGGTCACCTGGGACGCGCCGGCGGTCTTGTACGCGGCCGCGCCGAAGCTCAGCATGGCGCCCTTGGGCAGACCCGTGGTGCCCGAGGTATAGGTCATCAGCGCCACCTCGTCCAGGTCCACATCGACAGGCGCGGGCCTGGCACCGCTGTGCATGAGATCCCAGAAGGACGTCACATTGGCGGGCAGCGGCTGCACGGGGGCCTGCAGCTCGGCAGGCAGGGGCAGCGTGGCTCTGGCGGGCAGCCAGTCGCCGTAGCGCACGGCCAGCACATGCTGCAGCGCGGTGCTGCCGCGCACCTTGTCGACCACGGGCAGCAGCACATCGGCCGCGATGATGACCCGGGCCTGCAGATCGTTGAGCTGGTATTCGAGCTCGTGCTCCTTGTTCAGCGGCCCGCAGGGGCAGACGATGGCTCCGATCTTCTGCACCGCGTAATGCGCAACGATGTACTGCGGGCAGTTGTTCATGAACAGTGCGACGGGCTCGCCCCGCTTCACGCCCAGTTGCTGCAGATGCGCGGCCACGGCATCGCTGGCCTCATCCACCTGGCGCCAGCTGATGTGCTGTCCGTACCAGATATAGGCATCGCGTTCGGGATGCTGGCGCGCATTGCGGCGCAAGGCCTCATGCAGGGGAATGAGGGTCTCGGATTCAGCCATGGTTGTCTCCTGGGTGTCTCGTATGGACCGAACAGCGGCGCCACTTTGCGGGCGTTCTCAGGGATTGCCTTAGGGCAATCTGCTGCTCGGCGTCTTGTCAATGTATACCTGTCGGTAGAACAATGCTACCCATTGGTATAACGAATGCGACACACGCAAACCCTCATGTCCGCCACGTCCAGAAAGACCGAAAAAAAACCGGCTGCGCCCGTGGCGCCGCGCGGCCGCCAGCGCCTGCCCACCGCCGGCTCCGACGAGAAGCGCGAGCGCATTCTCAAGGCCGCCGAAGCCCTGTTCGACCGCTATGGCTATGCCAACACCACCATCGAGCAGATCGTGCAGGCGCTTGGCGTGACCAAGCCCTTTGTCTACTACTACTTCCGCAACAAGCAGGAGATCTTCGAAACCCTGTGCTGGGCACCGACCGAGGCCTGCTTCACGGTGCTGGACTTTGCGGCCGACGACCCGCGCCCCGCACATGAAAAAGCCATCGACGGCCTGCAGCGCCTGATCGCCGCCACCATTGCGCACTACCCGGCGGGCTTCTTCCCCTACCGCGAACCGCAGGCTTTCAGCCCCGCCTATCTCAAGGCATCGCGCAATGTGGCCCAGCAGTTCTACAAGCAGTTCTGTGCACTGCTCGACGAAGGCCGCGCCAGCGGGCATTTCGATTTCCGCGACACCCGCATCACCGCTCAGGCGGCCTGCAGTCTGCCCGGCTTTCTCTACAACTGGTATCAACCCAACGGCAAGCTGGGCCCGGCCGAGATGGTGGTCGAGCTCACCGATCTGGCTTCGCGCGTGCTGGGCCTGCGCACTGCGGTGGTCCCTGCGCACAAACGCGCGGCCAGGGCCACACCGGCGCCGGCAGCGCAGAACCCTTCGCCCCCCAGGCGCCGCAAGAGCGCTTCATCCACCACCAACAGCGCCAGCTGAGAGCCCCGGAGGCCAAGGCGCAATTCCAACTCCCTGGAGACAAAACCATGTCAGTTCGCTTCTCAGCCCTTGCGCTGGCTGCCAGCCTGTGCGCCGGCACCGTATCCGCCCAGACGGCAGAGCCGTTCAAGATCGCGTTCATCGACCCGCTCTCCGGCCCGTTTGCCAATGTGGGTGAAGTCATGCGCAACCATGTGCTCTACGCCGTCGATGACGTGAATGCCAAGGGCGGCCTCTACAACGGCGCCAAGTTCCAGCTGCTGCAGTTCGACAGCAAGCTCTCGGCCCAGGAGAGCCAGAGCGCGCTGCAGGCCGCCATCGATCAGGGCGCACGCGTGGTGGTGACGGGGGGCTCGGGCTCATCGGTGGTCACGGCCCTGGTGCAGGCGGCATCGCGCTACAACCAGCGCAACCCGGGCAAGGAGGTGCTGATACTCAACCACAGCTCCATCGATCCCGAGCTGACCGGCAAGTCCTGCAGCTTCTGGCATTTCATGTTCGACGCCAACACGGCCATGCGCATGCAGGCCATTGCCAACTACATCAAGACCCAGCCCGAGATCCGCAAGGTCTTTCTGCTCAACCAAGACTATGCCCATGGCAAGCAATGGGCCAGCTTCGGGCGCAGCATGGTCGGCAAGGCAAGACCGGATATCCAGTTCGTGGGCGAGACCCTGCACCCCATGGGCCGCATCAAGGACTTTGCCCCCTATGTGGCCAAGATCAAGGAAGTCGGAACCGATTCGGTCATCACCGGCAACTGGGGCCAGGATCTGGCCCTGCTGCTCAAGTCCGCCGGAGATTCGGGCTACAACCTGCGCTACTTCAACCATAGCGCTGGCGGCTTTCCGGGCACCGTGACCTCCATTTCCCAGGCCAGGATCGGCCAGGTGACCTGGGTCGCGGAATGGCATCCCGGCATGGCCGACCGCGCCCAGGCCGATGCCCGGGCCAAAGAGTACAAGGCCAGGATGAATCAGGACTTTCTGGCCCCGCGCATGGATCTTGTGCCGCGCATGCTGGCCGCAGCCATGGCCAAGGCCCAGTCCACCGAGCCCGTGAAAATTGCCAGGGCCATGGAGGACATGTCCATGGACACGGTCTTCGGCCCCGTCAGGATGCGCGGCAAGGACCATCAGCTGCTGCTGCCCCAGGTCGTCAACACCATCGCCCCCGTGGACGGCAAGCTGGTCAAGACAGGCTGGGAAGGCACGAACTACGGCTTCAGAACCGATGCCGTCTATTCCGCCCAGCAGCTTGATCTACCCACGGAGTGCCAGATGAAGCGGCCTTGAGTACAAGCCTAAAAACTGCCGCGGCCTGACAACGAGACACCGAGGAAGGGCCGCCCCGCGCCGAAGGTGTCGTCCCCCTCCGCGAAGCAGAGAGGGGAAGGCACGAAGCGCCTCAGGGGGTGTAGCTCCGCTTTCCAAAGATCCCGCTGCCCACGCGCACCATGGTGCTGCCTGCTGCCACGGCGGCTTCCAGATCGCCGGTCATGCCCATGGACAGCGTGTCGAAATGCTCAAGCCCCGCGAGACCACTGGCCTTGATGGACTCAAAAACAGCTTTGGCCTTTTTGTGGACTGCGCATTGCGCCTCGAAATCAGGAGCATCGTCAGGAATGCTCATGATGCCGCGCAGCTGCAGATTGGGCAGTTTCACCATGGCTTCGGCCAGCTCCAGTGCTTGCTCCGCCATGACGCCGGACTTGGTGGCACCGCCATCCACATTGACCTGGATGCAGACATTGAGCCGTGCCATGCCCTGCGGACGCTGGACCGAAAGGCGCTCGGCGATCTTGAACCGGTCCACGGTCTGAGCCCAGTCGAAATTCTCGGCCACCAGCCGCGTCTTGTTGCTCTGGATGGGGCCTATGCAATGCCACTGCAGCGCTTCACCGCCCGCCAGCTGCATGGCGCGCACCGCGGCAATTTTCTCCACGGCCTCCTGGATATAGTTCTCGCCAAAGCTGCGCTGGCCGGCCAGCACCGCATCGCGCACCGCATCCGCGCCAAAGGTCTTGGAAACGGCCAGCAGTTGCACCGATGTCGCGGGCCGGCTTGCACTGGCGCAAGCGGCTGCCATGCGGGCATGAATCTGCCCCAGATTGTTTTCAATCGTCGTCATAATTGGCGCCAGAGTATCAAACCAGAGAGGGATCTCCGTGGATATCACGCAATTGCTGGCATTCAGTGTCAAGAACAAGGCTTCGGACTTG
This region of Comamonas thiooxydans genomic DNA includes:
- a CDS encoding carboxyl transferase domain-containing protein — its product is MFKKVLIANRGEIALRIIRALQELGIASLAVYAADDAAAPHVQAADEAQALGASGPPAYLDGAQLLRIAQQHGCDALHPGYGFLSENADFARACADAGLRFIGPTPEQLALLGDKARARALAQQCGVPLMPGSTEAVTLEQAQQFFARQQADGASGIMIKAIGGGGGRGMRAVTEAGEVAAAYQRCRSEAQAAFGVDGVYVERLMSGARHIEIQLLGDGSEWPMALGERECTLQRRFQKLVEIAPSPSLTQPLRERITEDALRMAARLRYESLGTFEFLVDLQSESLPYVFIEANPRLQVEHTITEEVFGVDLVQAQIRIAAGEHFADLGLNVNAPPRPRGYAMQWRINAETLDAQGNSRPGGGRIAELHWPQGPGIRLDSHAQQGGSPSPHYDTLLAKLVVHSHAPRFEDVLRRSRRALADCRIAGLATNLPLLQALAQRPEMLEQTVHTRWLEEVLPQLVEAAGKIASSESHSRNSDTFDSESNVLQAQQAPENAVLAPMPARVVQWSVAVGETVAKGAELGILEAMKMQHVLFAQAAGRVQVLLAEAGSYVAQDQALLVLAPAQGDAAHAEVVQQRLDPDHIRDDLQRVKDRHAFTLDAARPDAMARRHAQGSRSARENIADLCDEGSFIEYGALAIAAQTRRRSLDDLVANTPADGMVTGMGSINAAQFGEERSRAVIMSYDATVLAGTQGARNHAKTDRMLGIALQQKLPVVLFAEGGGGRPGDTDTPVVAGLHVHTFAAYAALSGQVPVVGITHGRCFAGNAALLGCSDVIIATRSSNIGMGGPAMIEGGGLGVFRPEEIGPAGVQHVNGVIDILVDDEAQAVAAARHYLSFFQGRVEQWSEPDQRLLRQVVPENRLRAYDTRAAMAGLVDEGSLLMLRAGFGAGIHTALARIEGRPVGLMANNPGHLGGAIDADAADKAARFMQLCNAHGIAIVSMVDTPGFMVGPEIEKTAQVRHVSRLFVMAAKLRVPYFSVVLRKGYGLGAMGMTAGSFHAPIFNVAWPTGEFGAMGLEGAVRLGFRKELEALPEGAQREALFQKLLAQQYAHGEAMHMAATLEVDAVIDPAETRAWLVRGLAGARLRDEPARFVDTW
- a CDS encoding TetR/AcrR family transcriptional regulator; amino-acid sequence: MSATSRKTEKKPAAPVAPRGRQRLPTAGSDEKRERILKAAEALFDRYGYANTTIEQIVQALGVTKPFVYYYFRNKQEIFETLCWAPTEACFTVLDFAADDPRPAHEKAIDGLQRLIAATIAHYPAGFFPYREPQAFSPAYLKASRNVAQQFYKQFCALLDEGRASGHFDFRDTRITAQAACSLPGFLYNWYQPNGKLGPAEMVVELTDLASRVLGLRTAVVPAHKRAARATPAPAAQNPSPPRRRKSASSTTNSAS
- a CDS encoding YggS family pyridoxal phosphate-dependent enzyme, yielding MTTIENNLGQIHARMAAACASASRPATSVQLLAVSKTFGADAVRDAVLAGQRSFGENYIQEAVEKIAAVRAMQLAGGEALQWHCIGPIQSNKTRLVAENFDWAQTVDRFKIAERLSVQRPQGMARLNVCIQVNVDGGATKSGVMAEQALELAEAMVKLPNLQLRGIMSIPDDAPDFEAQCAVHKKAKAVFESIKASGLAGLEHFDTLSMGMTGDLEAAVAAGSTMVRVGSGIFGKRSYTP
- a CDS encoding branched-chain amino acid ABC transporter substrate-binding protein, encoding MSVRFSALALAASLCAGTVSAQTAEPFKIAFIDPLSGPFANVGEVMRNHVLYAVDDVNAKGGLYNGAKFQLLQFDSKLSAQESQSALQAAIDQGARVVVTGGSGSSVVTALVQAASRYNQRNPGKEVLILNHSSIDPELTGKSCSFWHFMFDANTAMRMQAIANYIKTQPEIRKVFLLNQDYAHGKQWASFGRSMVGKARPDIQFVGETLHPMGRIKDFAPYVAKIKEVGTDSVITGNWGQDLALLLKSAGDSGYNLRYFNHSAGGFPGTVTSISQARIGQVTWVAEWHPGMADRAQADARAKEYKARMNQDFLAPRMDLVPRMLAAAMAKAQSTEPVKIARAMEDMSMDTVFGPVRMRGKDHQLLLPQVVNTIAPVDGKLVKTGWEGTNYGFRTDAVYSAQQLDLPTECQMKRP
- a CDS encoding AMP-binding protein gives rise to the protein MAESETLIPLHEALRRNARQHPERDAYIWYGQHISWRQVDEASDAVAAHLQQLGVKRGEPVALFMNNCPQYIVAHYAVQKIGAIVCPCGPLNKEHELEYQLNDLQARVIIAADVLLPVVDKVRGSTALQHVLAVRYGDWLPARATLPLPAELQAPVQPLPANVTSFWDLMHSGARPAPVDVDLDEVALMTYTSGTTGLPKGAMLSFGAAAYKTAGASQVTGVGAEDVLLAVAPLYHIAGMSMGVNMPVHSGATCVLLHRFDPLAVAQALERYRVSWWYSIAPMNVALMQVPGVEKMDFSALRRNTVTSFGITYTEDLAQQWRRFAPNAISSEAAYGLSETHTMDTFMPGDAIRWGTHGKPAPGNEIRVIDPETGAPLAAGEVGEIIIRGPGNFKGYWNKPEATARTLKNGWVHTGDMGKFDADGYLTFIGRFKEMIKVSGYSVFPEEVETILIKHPAIAQAAVIGVADAQKGEVVRAFIVRKPGQSLEADGLLAWSKENMASYKAPREVRFIDALPATGAGKVLRRLLRDIP